GTACTAGCATGTTCTCGggaatgaaaaatacaaatcgCTGTTTACCCTCGAAAAAATGGGACGTAAAACCACCGTGCTGTCAAGGTTAGTAAACcctcagtttttattttattgtttgatttAATAATTTGTATTTACTGTATCATTCACATCAATAGTTGTCATGTATATAATTTTCATACCTATTTATGCGCCCGATGTCTACATAGACTAGTCTGCGAGCACTACCGTATAATACTTTATATTGGGTGATCGAGGGTGATTGAGTGATACTTTATATTCTCAAGGCTGTGAAAGCTGACAAATTATCTTCAACTCTAAttaacataaatatttaaaaaatgatgaaacCATCTCCATTTTCAGATTTCGAAAAAGTCAAATTTCAACCAAGGAAACGTTGATATAATTAGTTAGTTTCTATCGTGAATTTCGGTTCCGAATTCATAAATTACGAAGAGTGTTTTTTCTGCAAAGAAGACTCCGGCTCCTTccataaatacgactccgacaCTACAGCCCAGACCGAAAAATcttatatgcaaaaatattgcgttgattcaattcaatattatttacagCCTGAAATTtgtttaacaaatttaaaacgCGATGTTTGTAAAATGTTAATACTCTTCattctcaatgtgtcaaacgtTCATAAATCCCCTATTTTCTTATATTACGGAGACAATTTATTCGAATATTATTTTGTTGCAGCACCATGTCCATCAAATGCGAAGATGGATGCTGTCATCATTATGGATTCGTCTTCGTCTTTGGGCATTGCCAATTGGGTAATCCTGTtcgaatttattcaaaaattcataAGGTATGCTCATGCAAATATTGTCCGTCTTATCCAGCTTTCTCTACACTGTGAATCTTTATGCCAGTATAATCTATACTTTGTCAAATTGCCATAAGAGTGTTATTGTATTTTGGTTAAGTATGTTCAGATCAAATAAAGCACTACCCTGAAGGTGTAGCTGGAAGTAACAAAAAGTTAGCTTGTGTTACCATTGGTTTTATATGTATACGTTTCAAAGTTTTATATGAGACGCTGATACGGGTTGGTGAGAGATTACAACGGAGTTTATAACTCAGTTTTGACTTGAAATACCCGACTCCGACATGTTTTTTCAATCGAATTCGCagaatttttgtatattttacagAGCATTTCCTATATCCAAGAATTTGACGCGATTTGCCATGTTTCGTTACAACAGGCGTATTGACGAAATATCTGCCACGCGTTTAGAAGATTACGACAGTTTGCTAGATGGATTACTTTACAGAATGAATAGTATGGTGTACAATGGAAGCGGTAATGTGCATTCTGAAAAACGTGTTCACTTATTGTGGGATTTTCGAAATTCTTCCTTGAAATTGCCTATAAATTGCCAAACCTATATTTGAATACACACGCTAAGACGGTGGTACAAAATGCATATTTATTATTCGGTCTTGGTAATTCATGTTTTTCCAACGTGACAATGGCAGAGGTTGTTTTTCAACTGTTCCTGTATACTTTCTTTACTCCATTTTTTCCTCCAAGCATTATCATGAATTTTCAACAcaggaaaaatatttgaatgagtTACTGTTTATTCTTCCAAAGCCATTGCGCCATAAAGTACCTTCACGTATTTATCTACTCAATAGGATACTTCTGTTACAATTACGACATTTAGAACGATTTACAGATAATTGCAAGGGCAATGTGGGGGTATATTTAACTGTGATTTGGACCTTATGATAATATTTGTACACAGGTACATTCACTGGAATGGCTCTACGATACGCAGAGGAAAAAATACTGAGATCAGCAGCGAATCGACCTGATGCGCGAAATCTTGTTATTTTACTGACTGACGGAAGACCCCAAGACGATGTTAATGGTCCGTCGAAGAGAATCAGGGAAATGGGAGGAACGGTTAGTTATTTTGTTTCCACAGCAGAATGAATGTGCGCGAAGATGTGATCTGTATTTTcgatatattgtttgaatattttatataagcAGCAGTACGTTTTTCGACATGTTCTCCGATATTAATTAACGAATGATTTTGCAGATAATTTTGATTGCAATCAGGCCACCAAGAGGATATCTACCTTTGGATGAACTTTACAAAATTCCTGGAGATCCTTCAAATGTACTTGTAGTCGATGCTGGATACATAGGACTCGACGATGAATTTTTGCTGCtgctaataaataaaatttgcaacGACTTATGCATAAATTCTCCTCTTATACAAtgaagaaattacaaatttgcTGTGTTGTATAATTTGGTCAACGGATCATGATGTTTCCAATTCATGGAGTACAATCttgttttctatattaatgGTTAGATAATGAACACGTGGGAGTTTTTTTGAGTTGATTTTACTTTTGTGAGAATTCTTAATCAAAAAAGTGTAGATCTGAAATTATTTGATTTCCAATATCTGAATGCCAGTGGCATCAAAGTTTTTTCTTTGCACAGACATCAGTATTAATTTTGCAAAGGCACAGAGAGTGGAAAGACAGTTAGTCTCACATAACCAAAACTGACAATGAGTGAAAATCATTTCGAGTGCACTTTTTTGTATATCCTAACCGCGTGCacactaccgtgtttccccgaaaataagactgggtcttatttcaattttcttccgaaaaataacactttcgggggatgtcttatattttcatttatcaaaaacaagtAGAATTACGAGAGTTTaatgcaaaatatgaaaactgataTCCACTCACttttaaataacacgtttttattcaaaacaactgCAGAACATAGAtcatcaatcatttaaaacgtgtagaagAGATTTTTTTTATCGACTGGGTCAAAGAAATTTTGCGTTATAGACTaggactaggtcttattttagggggagggcttatattaaaatcattttcaagattcaggctaggtcttattttcggggtaggtctcattttcggggaaacacggtaacaTAAAAACATGATTAAAGGTGTCATGTGTGTTTGTTGCATTTGTTTGTGTTAGTCTACCTCAGGGCGTTTAAGGTTGCTAGGATggaggaccgcaaaaacttttgaggtctcgcgggccgcaagtcggaaaaaacccaaaagtgatcgaaatatctcgagtttacttactttcaattcaataaacaacgagagtttaccgttctaattagactattattatgttgcatggatggcgttcttttaaaaaagatatataaagccctgagttattttaaaatttatttccgagaattaccgttgtattttccgcatctcgcgtttaatgtcgtttcaaattatattctttcgtgacagatattacttgaaatccaACCAGACACTATGTGATTTGTGGTCATGACGTggtaataatatgttattttacgtttattggacacggtagtggacataacgatcgtttcaatattatgttgttgttatggTTATTCTTCGTCaccatcattataaaatcgcttttctcttcgaagaCAAACAgtcaaatacctatcaacatacttaccgattaaaatcgataagtaacaagtgGACAAaaggatcgttttgttgttatttttctaAGTCTTGTCGTAACTGTAAAAAATCTTCTTTCTCTTTAACTCCTGGACCAAtcgcttcgaaattttcagtatGGTTGtggattgttgttgtcgctagaagattattgcttttatttatttcaaaaagtcaaaacaaaatattaagaTCAACAGCAAATTGGCCAGATGCACGAGATCTTGCATTTTGCTAACTGATGAAAACTCTAGTGATGATGCTGAGAATCCGGCAAAAAGATCAGTGAAATGGGAGGAAAGGCTAGTTTCTCTATTCTCCCATTTAGGTGAATccatgaaaattattatttttaactgCGCCTCGTCAGAGCATAATTTTTTGTGATGATCTCCGATAACAacctaaatattttttcagatttttagaTTTCTAGCAGGAGATCCTTCGAGTGTTTTTATCATTGATGGGTTTTGGAGGCTCGATGCTGAACTAGGTCTGATTGGTGGTCATTGTCATTCCTCATTTAGTGTATCATTCGTGATTCCAGCAGCAAAAAGTGTGCTATACGAAAATCCCTCACAAAACACAATGCACAATATTACAAACTTTCAAGTTATTATACAGATAAATAATAGTCGtgcaataattatatataaggCAAAGGGAATTTCAACAGAAGGGAGCTATGTGTAATAGCTATGTATTGCTTTCCATACTATtatatttcaaagcaaaaagttTGTAAAATACATTGGTAACCGCTTTTTTGCGGACATAGCCTTTTGTTTCCCTTAACAAGTCTAGGCTTGAAATTACTGATATGTCATGTCACCGTATTTCCTGATCAATAGTCACGCGACTTAGATGCTAGTGGATCGAATAAGGAATACCGaggcaaaatattaaaaacgagACTATACAAGATGAAACAGCAATGCatattttgtatgttatttCTGGCTTCTATATATTCTAATGGCAAAGGTTGGTAAACTGTTTAGATAGGGCTAGAATCATACGGGGTATCAATAGTTTATCAGAAGTTTGCCTGGACGTAATAAGATCATATTTCAAATCAGTGTGGAAAAAGCTTGCGTATTTTCACTGGAATCCATGGGCAGAATTTAAACAAGAACTCGTGGTCAGCCGTTTGATTGTCACTGTCAATCAGCAAATACACctagatttttgtaaatagTAAAAAAGAAAGCGACCGGTTTACAAACGTGAGGTCTCTTGTAAAAAAGGTTTTTGTGCTTTCTGTTATTTCGATTGAAATATCCACAAGGGCACAAAAAACTGCATgtgttaaaatgatttttagcTTTCTTGTTGATTGATTGTGTGCGATGGTTAAGTTTTTTTGCCCGGAGTTGAGCTTATTTAGGGATTTTGTTGTGATTTCTGTTTAATGCGGTATGTTTAGCAATTACTTTGTGATTGATTTTATACAGTATCTTttacttgaaatatatataaaatatcattcTTGGTGTTTCATGCTCTtcgaaattttttcattttatttgaaagtaAATTTTGGGGTAGATATTTCTCTGAAAACAGGAGATTTTGTCATGCAACCAGATTTTGTCCTtgtacttccattatttttttcacGTGAACACGCTCAGTAGTATACCACCCCTAGATGGTTTGTCTGTTTTTTTGTTGATTGTgtttttatgctttttttaTCTGTTTAATCCgtatttttgttgaataataAGATAACTGGCGTAGACTATCgaacttatttaaaaattaattattcagaAATTAGTTTTGGAAACAAAAACCTGGTTCATGTACTTATAAaatttaatcattattttaagGTTCTATTGAAAGTCTTTGTCAACCTGAATCACCAACCATCCCTGATTACGGAAAGGTTTGGTGCAATAATTCAAACAGACCAAATTCTGTATGTATCTTCGCATGTGAACCGTATCATACATTAGTTGGTGCAAATAAGAGTGAATGTGTTGAAACGATCAACGAGGCAAGTTGGACAAAAGCTAATATTGAGTGCAAACGTAAGTTTATGAAACAAAATGCTAATTATTCGTaggtaaagtaattttaatcaaaacctttttttatattttatgttagTTTTTGCTAcagcaaaataaatattgtaaaatatctACTATTAGGCATTATGGACCTGTTTCTTTTTTGTCACAGCTGACGAATGTGAACCGGTGATAAATTCACTACCAAACGGGTTGGTCACTTGTTCTCACGGAAGCAAGGTGAGATCAGTTTGTCACTACAAATGCACAACACCTGGAACTAGCATGTTCTTGggtatgaaaaatacgaatcGCTGTTTACCTTCGAAGAAATGAGATGTGAAACCACCATGCTGTCAAGGTTAGTAAACGTCTAGTTTTCTTGGATGATATCTCAAACAgaatatcaatttaaaaaacTATAAATAGTCTCTAATCTGGTATACTTTTGTGTATATTACatatagtaatattttatattggatTATCAAGTTTTATTTGCGCACCCAGGGCTTTGAAGTCGGGAAACGTTCTATCCAAATCCAACTGGGGGTTAACACTGACTATCACTCTTGACTccaggataaaaaaaaaatgaatccaaTTTCATTTTCGACTATACAAAGCTTCAATCACGAAACTTTAAAACATGAATCCAATTTCATTTTCGACTATACAAAACTTTAATCACGAAACTTTGAAATAATGTAATTTAGTACTTGTTGAAAGTTCGGTACCCGACTTTCAGGAGTCACAAATCACGACTCcgtggatttcaaaatccaGAAACACTTATCTCGTATTCACTTAAAAAAGCGAGAACGGATATCATCTGCTATGTTTTAGACgtatatataaacaaattcaCACGACAATTCATGTTAAAACCCCATCTATTCTAATTGCCCTGATCCCCATATTCCGATGAATTATGATTTATTAGAATACCATTTTGTTGCAGCACCATGTCCATCAAGAGCTAAGATGGATGCTGTTATCATGTTGGATTCATCTTCGTCTTTGGGCGCGGGCAATTGGCAAATTGTGTtcaactttgttcaaaaattcgTCAGGTATGTGTTGTTATTTAATTTGGTAAAGCATTACAGATAATATTAAAAGGTTTTATGATGATGCGCATTAGTGAGaggtttttcaaaatttataattcAGTACTACATGCGAATGAAAGTCTGATCTCGATAAGTTTTCTAAAACGTATTCACAGAGTGTTATATATCTATTTTAGAGCATTTCCAATATCTGAGAATTTGACGCGGTTTGCCATGTTTCGGTACAACAAGCAAATTGACGAAAAGTCTGTCTCTCATTTGGAGGATTATGATCGCTTGCTAGACGGATTACTGTACAGAATGAATTCAATGGCATATAATGGAAGGGGTAATGTgcataataaaaagaaaaattaatattaaaacatGAAACTAGTgacgtcatttttttttatgtagaaATAGAGTAACCTAGCTAAAGTCTAGATTTCTATTTGGTATGGTCAACAGATATTCGAGTCCGCACGCCGTCGTAGTAGCTAATAGCAGACAATGACTGTGGTTTCGATAGTATCTATCCTCGGTTTACCTATACCGGTACTAATGGAAGAGAATAATTGTTTCTGTTGTGTCTTTGATACAATTCATAAGGAGTTTCTTCTGCACTGCCACCAATTTTTGACACAGCATAATATGATAATGAATAATTGACACGTCAGAAACCGGTGTCTCGAACATGTCGTGCCCCACTTGTCCCAATGAGACAAGGAACAAGTgtcatttttgagacaccccaGATTCTGTAGTGATTAATGTGAGCGGTTTGCCCTTTTTTTAGTCGAATTTGCAGTTAGATGAGTTAAAACTTCCGATATAGAAATGTTTGGACTACCTTGCTATCTCAGGCCGAGTTTTTATTGGGTAATACACAAGTCGTTGATGAGTATACGGGTTAGAAGCGGGT
The sequence above is a segment of the Styela clava chromosome 7, kaStyClav1.hap1.2, whole genome shotgun sequence genome. Coding sequences within it:
- the LOC120328299 gene encoding collagen alpha-1(XII) chain-like isoform X2: MCMFTCEPYHTLVGTNKSVCVEKINVTSWTKANLECSPDHCEPEINSLPNGVVTCSHGNKVRSVCHYKCTTTGTSMFSGMKNTNRCLPSKKWDVKPPCCQAPCPSNAKMDAVIIMDSSSSLGIANWVILFEFIQKFIRAFPISKNLTRFAMFRYNRRIDEISATRLEDYDSLLDGLLYRMNSMVYNGSGTFTGMALRYAEEKILRSAANRPDARNLVILLTDGRPQDDVNGPSKRIREMGGTIILIAIRPPRGYLPLDELYKIPGDPSNVLVVDAGYIGLDDEFLLLLINKICNDLCINSPLIQ
- the LOC120328299 gene encoding uncharacterized protein LOC120328299 isoform X1, which codes for MSPHFLINSHVTKVLIDPIGKYRGKLYKTRLYQMKQNICFVCYFWLLYILMAKGSIDSLCQPESPPIPDNGKVWCNDSNNPNSMCMFTCEPYHTLVGTNKSVCVEKINVTSWTKANLECSPDHCEPEINSLPNGVVTCSHGNKVRSVCHYKCTTTGTSMFSGMKNTNRCLPSKKWDVKPPCCQAPCPSNAKMDAVIIMDSSSSLGIANWVILFEFIQKFIRAFPISKNLTRFAMFRYNRRIDEISATRLEDYDSLLDGLLYRMNSMVYNGSGTFTGMALRYAEEKILRSAANRPDARNLVILLTDGRPQDDVNGPSKRIREMGGTIILIAIRPPRGYLPLDELYKIPGDPSNVLVVDAGYIGLDDEFLLLLINKICNDLCINSPLIQ
- the LOC144425262 gene encoding P-selectin-like yields the protein MKQQCIFCMLFLASIYSNGKGSIESLCQPESPTIPDYGKVWCNNSNRPNSVCIFACEPYHTLVGANKSECVETINEASWTKANIECKPDECEPVINSLPNGLVTCSHGSKVRSVCHYKCTTPGTSMFLGMKNTNRCLPSKK